The stretch of DNA CATAAATCACCGATTCATAAATTTTTTCATTCTCAAAATAATTGATCTCTTGGGAAATTAAATTATCTTTTAATTCATTAAAAAAAGAGTAAATATCTGATTTAGAGCTAGAAAGAAGAACAATTTTTTGTTTATTTTCTTTATACTCAAAAGATTTCAAATTTAAATTATGTTTTTTAATCAGTTCAAGTAAATTGTCAAAATCAGGAGAAATTGAACTAAAATAATACTCTTTTTTTAATTTTTCAAAATTATTTTCTATTTTTATCTCATTGTTTTTTTCACTACTTATTTGATTATCATATAAATAAAAAGAGAAAGAAAAAAGTATAATTAATACATACGCTACATAAATTTTAAAAGCATAATTATTTTTTATATTAAAATTTTCAAGATTATTATTAAGGTTTTTTTCTACATATTCATTTTTTAAATCTTCAAAAGATTTTTTGTCAAGAACTTTGAAGTTATCGAGTTTTATAGAAAACTTTTTATTTATATATTCAATCAAATCTTCAATAAAAATTTGTGATTGGATACTTTGAAAATAGTAGAATTTCCCATTTTTATATAAACAAAAAAAATCATTTGTAAAATATAAATCAAATGTATTTAAATCATTTTTGTCCAAATAATATAACTCAAATATCTGAAAAATTGCATTTTTATGCTGATTAGGTAAACATAAAACTTGATATTGTTTTAGTTCAGAAATAAAATTTACATGAACAAAATCATTTTTATTTATTTCGAAATTATTGAGTTTTAAAGAAGTAAAAATAAATTTCTTTAAATTCTTATTTTCTATTTCTTCAGAAACATCGATAAATAAAGATTTAATTTCATCACAAGGAGTATAATCTGACATAAAAAATCCATTTATATAATTTATTATATTATTTAAATGAGTATATTAAATTATTGCTTAATTTAATTAGTAAAATTGTAAATTATTTTTATTGAGAAAAAGTGAGATTAAAAGAGAAAAAATTCTCTTTTAAAAAGTTACATCGTAACCTAGTTCTTTAAGACCTTGTTTGTTTTTTGTCCAACCTTTTTTGATTGAAACAAAAAGTTCAAGATAACATTTTTTGCCAGTTAATTTTTCGATTTTAAGTCTTGCATCTTTTCCTATTCTTTTAATAGCAGTTGCATCTTTTCCGATAATCATACCTTTTTGAGTACCTTTTTGCACAATTATTGTGGCTTTAATAACATCAACACCTGGTTTCTCATCAACTTTATTTATCATAACATCAGTTTCATAAGGTATTTCATCACTAATATTATCAAAAATTGACTCTCGGATAAACTCTTTAAAAATATCTCTTAAATGCTCAGTTGTCATAATTTCAGGGTCAAATAGATATGGATGAACTGGCAGATGTTTAACAACATCATTTAAAATATCAGCTTGAGTTGTTTGTTTTTTTATAGAGATAGGAATAATAGCTTCATATTTATCATTATATTTTTCATACTCTTTCATTTTCTCTAAAACTTCAGCATTTGATACAAAATCTATTTTTGTAAGTAATAAAATATGTTTTATGCCCTTTTTGTTTTTTACTAAAAAATCTTCATAGTGTGAAATTTTATCAGTAATTGGAGCTAAAAATAGAATTAAATCACAATCACCCATAGCTTTTAAAGCTTCATCAAGCATGAATTGATTTAATAGTTTTTCTGTTTCGTGAATACCTGGAGTATCTACAAATACAATTTGATCATCATTGTGCATTACAATTATGTTTGATCTTTTTCTTGTGGCATTTGCTTTATGTGAAACCATAGCAATTTTTTCACCAACAAGCCAATTTAAAAGTGAACTTTTTCCTGCATTTGGTCGCCCAACAACAGAAACATATCCGCATTTTGTCATTATTTACCTTTGTTATTTAATGATATATAATACCATAACTAAGCCAAAGGTTATCTTCTTCTAAAATTTAGGCTTTGTAACAAATCATTTTTACTAATAATTTCATTATCATTTAAATCAGCAATTGTTCTGGCAACTTTCAAAACTTTGTTAATA from Arcobacter suis CECT 7833 encodes:
- the era gene encoding GTPase Era; this translates as MTKCGYVSVVGRPNAGKSSLLNWLVGEKIAMVSHKANATRKRSNIIVMHNDDQIVFVDTPGIHETEKLLNQFMLDEALKAMGDCDLILFLAPITDKISHYEDFLVKNKKGIKHILLLTKIDFVSNAEVLEKMKEYEKYNDKYEAIIPISIKKQTTQADILNDVVKHLPVHPYLFDPEIMTTEHLRDIFKEFIRESIFDNISDEIPYETDVMINKVDEKPGVDVIKATIIVQKGTQKGMIIGKDATAIKRIGKDARLKIEKLTGKKCYLELFVSIKKGWTKNKQGLKELGYDVTF